A single region of the Elizabethkingia sp. JS20170427COW genome encodes:
- a CDS encoding carbamoyl phosphate synthase small subunit, which translates to MNKKLILESGEVFLGEGFGANVDTEGNVVFTTAMTGYQELISDPSFCGQIVCMTYPLIGNYGINRDDFECIEPSMKGLIVRELCDFPSNFRSQMDLDEFFKHKGLSGIAGIDTRKLTRIIRQKGEVKAKIVDASVNNEEVIAELKAKAPFREHIQTVSTKTSYASPRRGKKVVLVDFGAKLGIIRELGNRNCDITVVPHTTTAEEILRLNPDGVMLSNGPGDPTSVPHALDMIRGVLGKVPIFGICMGHQLISLACGATTFKLKFGHRGGNHPVLDLRTNKVAITSQNHSYAVDSESLKNTDLEETHIALNDRTNEGVRHKIHPCFSVQYHPEAAPGPQDANYLFDEFITLMDEFKNKK; encoded by the coding sequence ATGAATAAGAAACTTATATTAGAAAGTGGCGAAGTCTTTCTTGGAGAAGGATTTGGAGCTAATGTGGACACAGAGGGAAATGTTGTATTCACTACCGCAATGACGGGATATCAGGAGCTAATTTCTGACCCATCATTCTGTGGGCAAATCGTGTGTATGACTTATCCTCTTATCGGAAACTACGGTATCAACCGCGATGATTTCGAATGTATAGAGCCTTCTATGAAAGGCCTTATCGTAAGGGAACTTTGTGATTTTCCTTCTAACTTCAGAAGCCAAATGGATCTTGATGAATTTTTTAAGCACAAAGGCCTATCTGGTATCGCAGGAATCGACACTCGTAAACTTACCCGTATCATCAGACAAAAAGGAGAAGTAAAAGCTAAAATTGTAGATGCTTCTGTAAACAACGAAGAAGTTATCGCTGAGCTAAAAGCTAAGGCTCCTTTTAGAGAGCATATCCAAACTGTTTCTACAAAAACCAGCTACGCTAGCCCTAGAAGAGGGAAAAAAGTAGTACTAGTAGATTTTGGAGCAAAACTAGGAATTATCCGAGAACTAGGTAATAGAAATTGTGATATTACCGTTGTGCCTCACACTACAACTGCTGAAGAAATCCTAAGACTAAACCCTGATGGGGTAATGCTTTCTAATGGTCCTGGCGACCCAACAAGCGTGCCTCACGCTCTAGATATGATCCGTGGAGTACTTGGCAAAGTTCCTATCTTCGGAATCTGTATGGGACACCAATTAATCAGCTTAGCTTGTGGAGCTACTACTTTTAAATTAAAATTCGGGCACAGAGGAGGTAACCACCCTGTACTAGATTTAAGAACCAACAAAGTAGCCATCACTTCCCAGAACCATAGCTACGCCGTAGATTCTGAAAGTTTGAAAAATACAGATCTTGAGGAAACTCATATCGCTCTTAATGACAGAACCAATGAAGGGGTAAGACATAAAATCCACCCTTGTTTCTCCGTTCAGTATCACCCAGAAGCGGCTCCTGGACCACAAGATGCTAATTATCTTTTCGATGAATTTATCACTTTAATGGATGAATTTAAAAACAAAAAGTAA
- a CDS encoding aspartate carbamoyltransferase catalytic subunit yields MLTITDLTTEKINKVLHEALEFANGKTAKVIGDCFCSNIFFEDSTRTKTSFNVAEKKLGLKVIPFEPNTSSVNKGESLYDTVKTMESIGMNMVVIRHKQDHYFNQLKGINIPIINAGDGVGNHPSQTMLDLLTIKQEFGKFEGLKVAIVGDVKHSRVANSSAEALRRLGAKVSFSGPEQWFDEGALINGTFQSLDQLIPEVDVLMLLRIQHERHDHRMSFTAEEYHKKFGLTLEREKKMKPGAIIMHPAPINRGVEIDSSLVEGKRSRIFTQMKNGVFARMAILKDALEERGFQFEENK; encoded by the coding sequence ATGCTTACAATAACCGACTTAACCACAGAAAAAATCAATAAAGTACTCCATGAGGCTTTAGAATTTGCAAATGGAAAAACAGCCAAAGTAATAGGAGATTGCTTCTGTTCTAACATATTTTTCGAAGACAGCACCCGTACCAAAACTAGCTTTAATGTTGCTGAGAAAAAACTTGGACTAAAGGTTATCCCTTTTGAGCCCAACACAAGTTCAGTTAATAAAGGGGAATCTCTATACGACACCGTAAAAACGATGGAGTCTATAGGAATGAACATGGTGGTTATTAGGCATAAGCAGGATCATTATTTTAATCAGTTAAAAGGAATTAACATCCCTATCATCAATGCTGGAGACGGAGTAGGAAATCACCCTAGCCAAACTATGCTAGATTTATTGACCATTAAACAAGAGTTTGGCAAATTTGAAGGATTAAAAGTTGCTATTGTTGGAGATGTAAAACATAGTAGAGTTGCCAACTCTAGTGCAGAAGCATTAAGAAGATTAGGTGCAAAAGTAAGCTTTTCTGGTCCTGAACAGTGGTTTGATGAAGGAGCGCTCATCAATGGTACTTTCCAATCTTTAGACCAACTGATTCCAGAAGTAGATGTGCTCATGTTATTAAGGATCCAGCATGAAAGACACGATCATAGAATGAGTTTTACCGCAGAAGAATATCATAAAAAATTCGGCTTAACTTTAGAAAGAGAGAAAAAAATGAAACCTGGTGCTATCATCATGCACCCTGCTCCTATCAATAGAGGTGTAGAAATAGATTCTAGCTTGGTTGAAGGAAAACGCTCTAGAATCTTCACTCAAATGAAAAATGGAGTTTTCGCTAGAATGGCCATCTTAAAAGATGCCTTAGAGGAAAGAGGTTTCCAATTTGAAGAAAATAAATAA